DNA from Massilia antarctica:
GGCGGTGCCGGTGTAGCCACCGTACAGGTCGACTTCAAGCGTGGCGTCTTCGATAAAACGGTTGCTGACGGTCGACATCCAGACCCCGGCCGAAAAACCGCTGGGGTGGCCGATATCGAAGCCGCCCTGCAAGGCCGGCTTGCCCCAGGTCTGGCGGAAGCCGCGCGAAATGTATTGGGATGCGAGGGTGACGTTGGCGGTCATGGTGGTCGCGGGCGCGGCGGCGGCCGGCTTGGCATCCTCCGTGGCGGCTTGGACTGATGCCTGGGAAGCGAACGCGAGCAGGCTGAGGAGAGAAAGCGCGGCACGTTGGTTGACGATAGAAGGCATCTTGAGGTTTCCGTAAGGTTACTGGACGCGCAGGGCAGCGCACCAGGTACATCTTGAGCGAAGAGTCAGACGAGGGTCAGGTCAAACATGCGGCTGCATCTGCCGGCGGAGTTGGGGCCGGCAACGGCACCCGTGATGCTGGGGCTCAGAACAACATGACGTGCACATGCGCAGGTCATGCGCCAAGGATAGGCGCGAGCGCGCGCCTATGTCAAACGTGTTGCACCAAGAGAAGGGAATCCGTTGTATAACGGAGAGCGGCACGGGCCGCTGCCCCTGCGCCGGTGCGCGCCGCGCGCGCCATGGTGCAAGGCGCGCATCCCGGATCAGGCCCGGCAAGCTCAAGGCCCAAGAGGTGGCAGGCAGCGCTGCCGATGCCATTGCCACATCGCGCCGGCACGGGCTTGCCTGCTTACGGCCCGGCGTCAGGCGCCTTGCCCGTCCCCGTGCCGTACACCGATTCCAGGGCCAGCGCTGCGCTCGCGCGGTAAATCGTATCGTGGCGCTCGGTCGGCATCGGCCGATAGGTCCAGCTGACCTTGGCCGGGGCATGCGCGCGCAATGATGCCGCCAGGCGCGCCGTGCCGGGCACGATGTTTTCCTCGTCGGCCGACGTCAGGAAAATCCTTTTCGGCGTCGCCGGCAGCGCCTTGATGCGCGCATCGGCGGCGCGCACCAGCGCTTCATCGTTCCACCAGACGCTCGGGCTGATCGCCACGTAACGGTCGAACAGCGCCGGCTCGGCCAGCAAGGTTTCGACGATGAACAGGCCGGCCAGCGACTCGCCCACGATGCCGCTGTCGGCCGTGGTGCGGTAGTGCGAGCGGATATGCGGCATCAGCTCGGTGCGGATGAACTGACGAAATGCCGCCGAGCCACCCACGCGGGGCGCGATGCGCTTGTCGCTGGCCACCGTGGTCGGCCCGGTGAGGTCGCGCCGCCGCTCCGTGTTTTCAATGCCGACCAACAGCACCGGGATCATGCGCCCTGCCGCCACCAGCGTTTGCACGGTCTCGGCCACGTGCGGGAAGTCTTCGGCATTGCCGCCATCCGGCATGTACAGCACCGGCAGCGGCGCCCCTGCTTCGCCGCCGTGTCCGATTGGCACGAAGACATTGATGCGGCGGATTTCCGACAGCGCGGCCGATTCCAGAGTGAATGTTTGCGACCTCACCGGCGCGGCAATCGACTGCACGGCGGCGCAGCCGAGGAAAACGGTAAGCAGGGCTTGTTTCATGGGTGCTCCGCGGAGAAAAAGCAACATACTGCCACCAAAATATTGTCTATACAACACAGTTATCGGACACGCTGCCCTGCGCCGCGCAAGCAAGACCATGTTCGCCATGGCGCCGCGGGCAGCGATCTGGATCAGGGCGGACTTTTTCCCCGGCCGGCGCTGCTGTTAAACTCGTGGTGCGCACCGCACATCCGGTGTTTTCCTTCACTCTCCGACGACGATGACTCGCCTACACCAAATTACCCTGTCTGTGCTTGCCCGTTCCTGCTTCCTCGTCCTGCTCGCCAGCAGCGCCAGCGCCCAATCCCCGCTGCCGCTTCCCGCCAACGACGCCGAGATCCCGGCATGATCAAGGCGCGCGTCGATAACGATAAAAAGGGGTCCGGCATGGTGTTCGGCCTGTTCGATACGCGCGCCAGCCGGGTCATTTATCGGCTTCGATCCGGACACGCGGCGCGGCGTGGTCCTGATGTCCAACTCGCACAGGGGCTCGGCCGATATCGCCCGGCGCGCCCTTAACCGCGCCTTTCTCCTGACCGTGTACACCCCTCCCCCGGCGATGATGGAGGCATTGGCACAGCGCGGCTACGGACAGATCGGCGCGATCTACCAAGAGCAGCACGCCGCCGATCCCCAGTTCAAGCTCGATGAAGCGCTGCTCAACCAGTGGGGTGACGAGATGCTCGTGCAAAGGATGTCCTTGAAGCGCGCCCGCCGCCATGCCCAGCCTAGGTCTGGGGCGCCGCCAGAGTCGCGCGGCGGCCCGCCGTCATCAGGAACACCGCGTAGCCGGCCAGCAGCAGCCCGGCGAACACCAAGGCCATCACCAGGTTGTAATAGACCATGGTCCCCAGGCACACCAGCGCGCCGAGCAGCGCGAACAGCGGAACGTAGGGATACAGCGGCGCGCTGAAAGGCCGCACCATTTGCGGCTCGCTGCGGCGCAGCTTGAACAGCGCCAGCATGCTGACGATATACATCGTGATCGCGCCGAACACGGACATGGTGACGATATTGGCCGTCAGGGTCTGCCCGCCGATCTTGATCAGTTCATCGCTGTAGATCGCGGCGATGCCGACCACGCCGCCGGCCAGCACGGCGCGGTGCGGAGTCTTGAAGCGCGGATGAATCTTGGCAAAATAATGGGGCAGATAACCTTCGCGGGCGAGCGCGAAAATCTGGCGCGAATAGCCGAAGATAATGCCGTGGAAGGACGCGATCAGGCCGAACAGGCCGAGCCACACCAGCATGTGCAGCCAGCCGCTGCTGCCGCCGACGATCATCTTCATCGCCTGCGGCAGCGGATCGTTGATATTGGCCAGCTTGGTCCAGTCGCCCGCCCCGCCCGCGAACATCATCACGCCCAGGGCCAGCACGACCAGGGTCAGGATGCCGCTGACGTAGGCGATGGGAATCGAACGGCGCGGATCCTTGGCCTCCTCGGCCGCCATCGCCACGCCCTCGATGGCCAGGAAAAACCAGATCGCGAAGGGAATAGCGGCGAACATGCCGGGAATGGCCGCCGCGCTGAAGCTATCCTGGCCGGACCATCCGCCCTTGGTAAAATTGGCGAACGAAAAACCCGGGGCGACCACGCCCATAAACACCAGCAACTCGAAGATCGCCAGGATCGCCAGCACCAGTTCCAGGGTGGCGGCCACCTGCACGCCGATGACATTCATCGCCATGAAGACGAGATACGCGCCGAGCGCGACCAGTTTGGGATCGAGCGCGGGAAACTGCACGTTCAGGTAGGCGCCAATGGCCAGCGCAATGGCCGGCGGCGCGAACACGAATTCGATCAGGGTGGCGGCACCGGCGATATAGCCGCCGACCGGGCCGAAAGCGCGCTTGCTGTAGGCGAACGGCCCGCCCGCATGCGGGATCGAGGTCGTCAGCTCGGTAAAGCTGAAGATGAAGGTGGCATACATGGCGGCGATAAAGATCGCCGTCACGGCAAAGCCGAGGGTACCGGCCGAGGCCCAGCCATAACTCCAGCCGAAATACTCGCCGGAAATGACCAACCCGACGGCGATGCCCCACAATTGAAAGGTGCTCAGTGCCTGCTTGAGCGCGGGCGCGCCTGCGGTGTTCGCGTTCATGAGTGACTCCAATCCGGGTAAGGTGGCGAAACTTGAGACGAAGATTGCTCGATGCGGTCGGCCCAATCGCAAGCGGGAAGGTGCTATCCGTAGCGGATAAACAATGCCGACGAGTTAAGTATGCCGTTAAATCAACGGTTTTGGCGAAGAAAATTCAACACAT
Protein-coding regions in this window:
- the eat gene encoding ethanolamine permease, with translation MNANTAGAPALKQALSTFQLWGIAVGLVISGEYFGWSYGWASAGTLGFAVTAIFIAAMYATFIFSFTELTTSIPHAGGPFAYSKRAFGPVGGYIAGAATLIEFVFAPPAIALAIGAYLNVQFPALDPKLVALGAYLVFMAMNVIGVQVAATLELVLAILAIFELLVFMGVVAPGFSFANFTKGGWSGQDSFSAAAIPGMFAAIPFAIWFFLAIEGVAMAAEEAKDPRRSIPIAYVSGILTLVVLALGVMMFAGGAGDWTKLANINDPLPQAMKMIVGGSSGWLHMLVWLGLFGLIASFHGIIFGYSRQIFALAREGYLPHYFAKIHPRFKTPHRAVLAGGVVGIAAIYSDELIKIGGQTLTANIVTMSVFGAITMYIVSMLALFKLRRSEPQMVRPFSAPLYPYVPLFALLGALVCLGTMVYYNLVMALVFAGLLLAGYAVFLMTAGRRATLAAPQT
- a CDS encoding alpha/beta hydrolase yields the protein MKQALLTVFLGCAAVQSIAAPVRSQTFTLESAALSEIRRINVFVPIGHGGEAGAPLPVLYMPDGGNAEDFPHVAETVQTLVAAGRMIPVLLVGIENTERRRDLTGPTTVASDKRIAPRVGGSAAFRQFIRTELMPHIRSHYRTTADSGIVGESLAGLFIVETLLAEPALFDRYVAISPSVWWNDEALVRAADARIKALPATPKRIFLTSADEENIVPGTARLAASLRAHAPAKVSWTYRPMPTERHDTIYRASAALALESVYGTGTGKAPDAGP